The Drechmeria coniospora strain ARSEF 6962 chromosome 02, whole genome shotgun sequence genome has a segment encoding these proteins:
- a CDS encoding MFS transporter: protein MDDDPAISEPGSSKNGHVRRVERAKPGERARGLEIDETRDVTVTEHELGFWQAVRMYPQATFWSFFFCIAVVMAGFDAQIITSFYALPAFQRRYGDRVGDRYEIPARFQMALGMGNPIGQVVGALASGYPLQLLGRRLTLALCCLWSIAFVFVQFFANSIGMLVAGEILGGLAYGFYVVIAPTYSSEICPVILRGVLTASVNLAFVVGQFVAQACAAGVESRLDEWAYRVPFAVQWVWPVVLLAALPFAPESPYWLVRRGQRDEARNSLLQLTSSTHRPDIDDVLLAIEQTDLLEREYETSTSYRECFKGVSLVRTEISVMVYLIQVIGGNPLIGYANYFFEQAGLSSSEAFNMGVGNTALGFVGTLISWPLMNYFKFGRRSIYNTGMVIMTILLFVIGFLAIPTDNTAAVWALASLMDFWTFIYQMTVGPICFVIISEISATRLREKTIAIATAVQAAATVVFTVAMPYMLNTEEANWGGKAGFLFGAISLLCLVWCYYRLPESHGRTYEELDILFQRRIPARQFKNYDLLAEADVTDTSDDEA, encoded by the exons atggacgacgacccTGCCATCTCCGAGCCGGGAAGCAGCAAGAATGGGCACGTTCGGCGGGTGGAACGTGCGAAGCCGGGCGAGCGGGCTCGGGGCCTCGAGATCGACGAGACGCGGGacgtgacggtgacggagcACGAGCTCGGCTTCTGGCAGGCCGTCCGCATGTACCCCCAGGCCACCTTCTggtccttcttcttctgcatcgccgtcgtcatggccggcttcgacgcccAGATCATCACCTCCTTCTACGCCCTCCCGGCCTTCCAGAGGAGGTACGGCGACCGCGTCGGCGACCGCTACGAAATCCCCGCCCGCTTCCAGATGGCCCTCGGCATGGGCAACCCCATCGGccaggtcgtcggcgccctcgccagCGGCTACCcgctgcagctgctcggccgccgcctcaccctcgccctctGCTGCCTCTGGTCCATcgccttcgtcttcgtccagTTCTTCGCCAACTCCATCggcatgctcgtcgccggcgagatcCTCGGAGGCCTCGCCTACGGCTTCtacgtcgtcatcgccccGACCTACTCGTCCGAGATTTGTCCCGTCATCCTCCGCGGCGTCCTCACCGCCTCCGTCAacctcgccttcgtcgtcggccagtTCGTCGCCCAAGCgtgcgccgccggcgtcgagagcCGGTTGGACGAGTGGGCCTACCGAGTCCCCTTT GCCGTCCAATGGGTCTGGCCCGTCgtgctcctcgccgccctgcccTTCGCCCCCGAGAGCCCGTATTGGCTCGTCCGCCGCGGCCAGAGGGACGAGGCCCGCAACTCTCTCCTTCAGCTCACCTCGAGCACGCACCGTcccgacatcgacgacgttTTGCTTGCCATCGAGCAGACGGATCTTCTCGAGAGAGAATACGAAACCTCGACGTCGTATCGCGAATGCTTCAAGGGCGTCAGCCTCGTCCGGACCGAGATCTCCGTCATGGTCTATCTGATCCAGGTCATCGGCGGCAACCCCCTCATCGGCTACGCCAACTACTTTTtcgagcaggccggcctGAGCTCGTCCGAGGCGTTCAACA TGGGCGTCGGCAACACGGCCTTGGGCTTTGTCGGGACGCTCATATCCTGGCCGCTGATGAACTAT TTCAAGTTTGGCCGCCGATCGATATACAATACGGGCATGGTCATCATGACCATCTTGCTCTTCGTCATCGGTTTCCTTGCCATCCCTACGGACAACACCGCGGCCGTATGGGCGCTGGCCTCTCTCATGGACTTTTGGACATTCATATATCAGATGACCGTCGGCCCCATCTGCTTCGTCATCATCTCCGAAATATCGGCCACCCGCCTACGGGAGAAGACGATTGCCATCGCCACTGCCGTCCAGGCGGCCGCTACTGTCGTCttcaccgtcgccatgcccTACATGCTGAACACCGAGGAGGCGAACTGGGGGGGCAAGGCCGGTTTCTTGTTTGGCGCCATCAGCCTGCTGTGCCTCGTCTGGTGTTATTATCGACTTCCCGAGAGCCACGGCAGGACATACGAGGAGCTTGACATTCTCTTCCAGCGACGTATCCCGGCGAGGCAGTTCAAAAATTACGACCtactcgccgaggccgatgtcACCGATacgtccgacgacgaagcatGA
- a CDS encoding glutamyl-trna synthetase, giving the protein MMATIDIAVQAEAMLVLPPAVVAEFVERSRPDSILIKGFHALPTLAQGRIVKYTRLDGREFFDDDATVEACDLSYDGDAGGPMKSSPIKWISKRASLAGKSFDLLDSTLEELDAHLTLRTYVAGFRLAAVDLAHGNILRWYTYVEYSVPWVSDVAASVTAASVAERTKGRAEASTRGASYDIDLPTLQGPVVTRFPPEPSGYLHIGHAKAALLNEYFAHQTPGGTLICRFDDTNPSNESLEFQDAIIDDLGLLGIVPDKTTFSSDHFHLMYGYALQLIRDGRAFADHSELGKGDEARRRRLPSKRRNLSIDETLARFDDMKTGSAEGQRWCLRAKIAHDSANGAMRDPVIYRCNPTPHHRTGTSWRMYPTCDFCAPILDAVEGFQQALRLRKVNVRDFSRVNFARTLLSKRKSARIVDEAKVWGWDDPRMPTIRGIVRRGMTAHALQEYMLKQGPSRNTVNLEWGAEKSDILEEWLTAETEFRDQAFADGNVVDLNVGTVAQLERKGYYIYDGRHGSRMVFFNVPTSRM; this is encoded by the exons ATGATGGCGACCATCGACATCGCCGTCCAGGCTGAGGCAATGCTGGTGCTCCCtcccgccgtcgtggccgaatTCGTCGAGCGAAGCCGTCCCGACTCCATTCTTATCAAGGGCTTTCACGCTCTGCCGACTCTCGCCCAGGGCAGGATTGTGAAGTATACCCGACTTGACGGCCGAGAGTTTTTCGACGATGATGCCACCGTGGAAGCCTGCGACTTGTCCTACGATGGAGACGCGGGTGGCCCGATGAAATCCTCG CCGATCAAGTGGATTTCCAAGCGAGCTTCGCTTGCCGGCAAGAGCTTCGACCTTCTCGACAGCACACTAGAGGAGCTCGATGCACATCTGACCCTCAGAACCTACGTTGCCGGCTTCCGTCTCGCCGCTGTCGACTTGGCG CACGGAAACATTCTCCGATGGTATACCTACGTCGAATACTCGGTGCCATGGGTttccgacgtcgccgcctccgtcacCGCTGCGTCCGTGGCCGAGAGAACCAAGGGGAGAGCCGAGGCGTCTACACGAGGTGCGAGCTACGACATCGATTTGCCCACGCTGCAGGGTCCCGTGGTGACACGCTTCCCTCCGGAGCCATCTGGATATCTGCACATCGGCCATGCCAAGGCCGCACTCCTCAACGAATATTTTGCACATCAAACCCCCGGAGGCACTCTGATCTGTCGATTCGACGATACCAATCCCTCGAATGAGTCGCTCGAGTTCCAGgacgccatcatcgacgacctcggcctcctcggcatcgttCCCGACAAGACGACCTTTTCCAGCGACCATTTCCACCTCATGTACGGCTACGCCCTCCAGCTGATCCGCGACGGCAGGGCTTTTGCCGACCACTCGGAGCTCGGCAAGGGGGACGAAGCCCGGAGGAGGCGTCTCCCCTCGAAACGGCGCAATCTGAGCATCGACGAGACCCTAGCGCGATTCGACGACATGAAGACGGGTTCGGCCGAGGGCCAGCGTTGGTGCCTCCGTGCCAAGATTGCCCACGACAGCGCCAATGGTGCGATGCGGGACCCTGTCATATACCGGTGCAACCCAACGCCGCATCACCGGACGGGGACGAGCTGGCGCATGTATCCGACGTGCGACTTTTGCGCGCCgatcctcgacgccgtcgaagGC TTCCAACAAGCCCTGCGACTGCGCAAGGTCAACGTGCGGGATTTCTCCCGCGTCAACTTTGCGCGGACGTTGCTGTCGAAGAGGAAGTCGGCAAgaatcgtcgacgaggccaaggttTGGGGCTGGGATGACCCCCGAATGCCGACCATCAGGGGCATTGTTCGCCGTGGCATGACGGCGCACGCTCTGCAAGAGTACATGCTCAAGCAGGGACCCAGCCGCAACACGGTCAACCTCGAGTGGGGGGCAGAGAAATCGGATATCCTCGAGGAATGGCTGACGGCAGAGACCGAGTTTCGGGATCAAGCGTTCGCAGACGGCAACGTCGTCGACTTGAACGTCGGCACGGTCGCGCAGCTGGAGCGAAAGGGATACTACATCtacgacggccggcacggcTCGAGGATGGTATTTTTCAACGTGCCAACTAGTCGGATGTGA
- a CDS encoding DUF803 domain membrane protein: MDRFARSGIASGGTNDTRPAYFKAVGISLAIGSGLFIGTSFVLKKVGLLKANEKYNEVAGEGYGYLRNAFWWSGMILMIVGEVCNFVAYAFTDAILVTPLGALSVVITTVLSAVFLKERLSMVGKVSCFLCIVGTVVIVMNAPQESSVANISAMQDYFIQPGFLTYAGLILVGSAVAAFYAGPRWGKKNMLVYISICSWIGGLSVVSTQGLGAAIIAWIGGEPEYKHWFLWVLFVFVIGTLLTEIVFLNKALNLFNAAIVTPTYYVYFTSTTIITSTILFRGFKGTPTSIVTVVMGFLTICSGVVLLQLSKSAKDVPDTAVFSGDLDQIQTIAEQEQPESEPKADAIRGAAAIVRRLSQARQRMEAQELKRLHEEKLAEGMQPIDEDGQPQYEWDGLRRRRTMASSVRLRSATSPPTSPALHPPLGMSRFPRDDDDDDGQQRVGVLPTIRSVTRGRSGTEASGSLHGDDDHTDYGEARSPMLPVPLTDIVVHPHQSYHPIPSPDEPLPGRALHDQDTAYRGARRDVAPSLAPAPPPQSARRQFSFQRVFRRNADPTEEERLGLVKESSSDARDPDGDGPPGSSVDATKWTIGNHRLTVMTTVAFDPTDAGSSTRTTFRRRMGVMCCRERPLLLVKSG, encoded by the exons ATGGACCGCTTCGCACGCAGCGGCATCGCCTCGGGCGGCACCAACGACACGCGCCCGGCCTACttcaaggccgtcggcatctcCCTCGCCATCGGATCCGGCCTCTTCATCGGAACCTCCTTCGTCCTCAAAAAGGTCGGCCTGCTCAAGGCCAACGAAAAGTACAacgaggtcgccggcgagggctACGGCTACCTCCGCAACGCCTTCTGGTGGTCCGGCATGATCCTCATgatcgtcggcgaggtctgCAACTTCGTCGCCTACGCCTTCAccgacgccatcctcgtcacgcccctcggcgccctctccgtcgtcatcaccacCGTCCTCtccgccgtcttcctcaAGGAGCGCCTCAGCATGGTCGGCAAGGTTTCCTGCTTCctctgcatcgtcggcaccgtcgtcatcgtcatgaACGCGCCGCAGGAGTCGTCGGTCGCCAACATCTCGGCCATGCAGGACTACTTCATCCAGCCCGGCTTCCTCACCTACGCcggcctcatcctcgtcggctccgccgtcgccgccttctaCGCCGGCCCCCGATGGGGCAAGAAGAACATGCTCGTCTACATCTCCATCTGCAGCTGGATCGGCGGCCTCAGCGTCGTCTCCACCcaaggcctcggcgccgccatcatcgcctggatcggcggcgagcccgagtacaagcactggtTCCTCTGGgtcctcttcgtcttcgtcatcggCACCCTCCTGACCGAGATCGTCTTCCTCAAT AAAGCCCTGAACCTCTTcaacgccgccatcgtcacgCCGACCTACTACGTCTACTTCACGAgcaccaccatcatcacctccACCATCCTCTTCCGCGGCTTCAAGGGAACCCCGAcctccatcgtcaccgtcgtcatgggCTTCCTCACCATCTgctccggcgtcgtcctcctgcAGCTTTCCAAGTCGGCCAAGGACGTGCCCGACACGGCCGTCTTCAGCGGCGACCTGGACCAGATCCAGACCAtcgccgagcaggagcagcCGGAGTCGGAGCCCAAGGCGGATGCCATCcgtggcgccgccgccatcgtccgaCGCCTGTCGCAGGCGAGGCAGCGGATGGAGGCCCAGGAGCTCAAGCGCCTGCACGAGGAGAAGCTGGCCGAGGGCATGCAAcccatcgacgaggacggtcaGCCGCAGTACGAGTGGGACGGTCTGAGACGCCGGAGGACCATGGCGAGCAGCGTCCGCCTGCGATCGGCCACGTCGCCTCCCACGTCGCCCGCCCTCCATCCACCCCTGGGCATGTCGCGCTTCccccgcgacgacgacgacgacgacggccagcaaCGCGTGGGAGTCCTGCCCACCATCCGGAGCGTGACCCGCGGACGCTCGGGCACGGAAGCGTCCGGATCCttgcatggcgacgacgaccacaCGGACTACGGCGAGGCCCGAAGCCCGATGCTTCCCGTGCCGCTCACGGACATTGTCGTTCACCCGCACCAGTCGTACCACCCGATTCCGTCTCCCGACGAACCGCTTCCGGGACGAGCGCTGCACGACCAAGACACGGCCTACCGCGGCGCCCGGCGGGATGTGGCTCCGAGCCTCGCAcccgcaccgccgccgcagtcgGCTCGGCGGCAGTTTTCCTTCCAGAGAGTATTTCGACGAAACGCGGATCCGACAGAGGAGGAGCGGCTAGGGCTTGTCAAGGAGTCGTCCAGTGACGCCAGGGATCCGGATGGAGACGGACCACCGGG CTCCTCGGTCGACGCGACGAAATGGACCATCGGCAACCATCGACTCACCGTTATGACAACCGTTGCCTTTGATCCGACAGATGCAGGCTCGTCAACACGGACGACGTTTCGAAGACGCATGGGCGTCATGTGCTGCCGGGAGAGGCCTCTGCTGCTGGTCAAGTCTGGATAA